A single genomic interval of Sphingobacteriaceae bacterium harbors:
- a CDS encoding FtsX-like permease family protein, with translation SMVDSVMEDVRAVLAQRHNPEQFLVNSLEEVLAGIRRVTNIMTLVVASIAGVALLVGGIGIMNIMLVSVTERTREIGLRKAIGARPRDIRRQFLIEAVVLTTTGGILGILLGGGLVTLVSLATGLPSLITPGSVLLAFGFSALVGIVFGVYPAGQAARLDPIQALRHE, from the coding sequence AGAGCATGGTGGACAGCGTGATGGAGGACGTCCGGGCGGTGCTGGCCCAGCGCCACAACCCGGAGCAGTTCCTGGTGAACAGCCTGGAGGAGGTGCTGGCGGGCATCCGCCGGGTCACCAACATCATGACCTTGGTGGTGGCCAGCATCGCCGGGGTGGCCCTGCTGGTGGGCGGCATCGGCATCATGAACATCATGCTGGTGTCGGTGACGGAGCGCACCCGGGAAATCGGCCTGCGCAAGGCCATCGGCGCCCGGCCCCGGGACATCCGGCGGCAGTTCCTCATCGAGGCGGTGGTGCTGACCACCACGGGCGGGATCTTGGGCATCCTCCTGGGCGGCGGTTTGGTTACCCTGGTGAGCCTGGCCACGGGTCTGCCCTCTTTGATCACGCCGGGCTCGGTGCTCCTGGCCTTCGGCTTTTCCGCCCTGGTGGGCATCGTCTTCGGCGTCTACCCCGCCGGCCAGGCGGCCCGCTTGGATCCCATCCAGGCCCTGCGTCACGAGTAG